From a single Paenibacillus sp. FSL R5-0345 genomic region:
- a CDS encoding DUF1611 domain-containing protein — MKKVALYPFNKITQGLIRFRDLLDVEIVSVIDFVFQAGCDAGELVDGTLSDIFIYASQEEGLAGVDTLILNDPGTSFGGNKGIFDENDLSGLWRKLVTYAVLRGIRVISVHDIYDQDTLSWMKENQIKIEVIHGSRGNLFKDMDARYGTEGSNTERYLKQFENEALMFSIPKKIKRIGIFATRGCIGKFTLQMKLFKEFKKNDIPVTAFITEPTGFLFGQPEGDIFKFLEQRPLEQYPYYIDTVVDHSERNGNEWIIMAGQSSILPTSNIAFNSLRFAMLKSFNPDHVLLIVGFNDDEQIRDAIEILRIYSKRPISLLLPDKIESSYGQYETYPYERRIARKVELQQKFLIHVDLIEEAADVMNLLLEAENASSIAGRGK; from the coding sequence ATGAAGAAGGTAGCTCTTTATCCATTCAATAAAATTACACAGGGTCTTATCCGTTTTCGCGATCTGCTGGATGTAGAAATTGTTTCAGTCATTGACTTCGTTTTTCAGGCAGGCTGTGATGCCGGTGAACTTGTTGATGGGACTCTATCAGATATCTTTATTTATGCTTCCCAAGAAGAGGGTCTAGCGGGTGTAGATACGTTAATCTTAAATGATCCAGGTACCTCCTTCGGTGGAAATAAGGGCATTTTTGACGAAAATGATTTGTCTGGATTGTGGCGGAAATTAGTAACCTATGCAGTTTTGAGAGGTATACGTGTTATCAGCGTTCATGATATCTATGATCAGGATACATTGAGCTGGATGAAAGAGAATCAGATTAAGATCGAGGTAATCCACGGATCTCGTGGCAACCTTTTTAAAGACATGGACGCACGTTATGGTACGGAAGGTTCTAACACGGAACGATACCTAAAGCAATTTGAGAATGAAGCCCTCATGTTCTCTATCCCCAAAAAAATTAAAAGAATCGGAATCTTCGCCACTCGAGGCTGCATCGGCAAGTTTACCTTACAAATGAAGCTATTCAAAGAATTCAAAAAGAATGACATTCCAGTAACGGCGTTCATCACTGAACCTACAGGCTTTCTGTTTGGTCAACCGGAAGGCGATATCTTCAAATTTCTGGAACAACGGCCGTTGGAACAATATCCTTATTATATTGATACAGTTGTTGACCATTCTGAACGTAACGGCAATGAATGGATTATCATGGCCGGGCAAAGCTCCATACTTCCTACCTCTAATATTGCATTCAATTCACTCCGCTTTGCTATGTTAAAGTCTTTTAATCCGGATCATGTGTTATTAATCGTTGGATTTAATGATGATGAGCAAATTCGTGATGCTATAGAAATATTGCGAATCTATTCCAAGCGTCCAATCTCGCTGCTGTTACCTGATAAAATAGAGTCCTCCTATGGACAGTACGAAACTTATCCCTATGAGCGGCGGATAGCCCGTAAAGTAGAGTTACAACAAAAGTTTCTAATTCATGTAGACCTAATCGAAGAAGCAGCAGATGTGATGAACTTGTTATTGGAAGCAGAGAATGCCTCCTCTATTGCCGGTAGAGGAAAGTGA
- a CDS encoding DUF1611 domain-containing protein, with protein MENVVLYPFNKITQGIFRFRDLTDFNVTAVVDFVLHKGCDVGELIEGAAAGIPITDNIEEAFRSANTLILNDPGTSFGNNEGVYGEFNLKELWRVLVLAAHEHNIRIISVHEILDQNTLQWLEENQITIDIDEQIPDRLVSRMVDEYAFPSPTDEITTYLNYFELDTKIKTYNQRICKVGIFATRGCLGKFTAQMSLFRELKKAGEKVRTIITEPTASLFNQPGGDIMKFIARRPLNQYPYYINAAVRDAENDGCDFIILSGQGSLLPNENFIIAATKISYLRAFSPDLTVLIAGYDDDEQIRDSLDILRIYGNGSRSFAILIPDKYEVDFGQYEFKTPEEMERRKQEIRSRFDVDHVECVLDIGKLTSELIKHRKSISQ; from the coding sequence ATGGAGAATGTAGTGTTATATCCCTTTAACAAGATCACTCAAGGGATATTCAGATTCAGAGATTTGACGGATTTTAATGTGACGGCAGTGGTTGATTTTGTCCTTCATAAGGGTTGCGATGTAGGAGAGTTAATCGAAGGCGCAGCTGCGGGTATCCCAATCACGGACAATATCGAAGAAGCGTTTCGGTCAGCGAATACGCTGATCCTCAATGACCCGGGAACCTCGTTTGGTAACAACGAAGGCGTATACGGAGAATTTAATCTTAAAGAGCTTTGGAGAGTGCTAGTACTCGCGGCGCATGAGCATAACATACGAATAATTAGTGTCCACGAGATTTTAGATCAAAACACACTTCAATGGTTGGAAGAGAACCAAATTACAATCGATATTGATGAGCAAATCCCAGATCGATTGGTGAGTAGAATGGTTGATGAGTATGCATTTCCATCTCCTACTGATGAAATAACTACCTATTTAAATTATTTTGAATTGGATACCAAAATCAAAACTTATAATCAAAGGATTTGCAAGGTGGGCATATTTGCGACACGTGGATGTCTAGGTAAATTTACGGCACAAATGTCTTTGTTTAGAGAGCTCAAGAAAGCAGGAGAGAAGGTAAGGACGATTATCACCGAGCCTACCGCATCTCTGTTTAATCAGCCAGGCGGAGATATTATGAAGTTCATCGCTCGTAGACCTCTAAATCAATACCCGTACTATATTAATGCTGCTGTTCGGGATGCGGAGAATGACGGCTGTGATTTTATTATTTTGTCAGGGCAAGGTTCTTTGCTTCCGAATGAGAATTTCATTATTGCTGCTACAAAAATTTCTTATTTGCGGGCTTTCAGTCCTGATTTGACAGTGCTCATAGCTGGGTACGACGATGATGAGCAAATCAGAGATAGTCTTGATATTCTAAGAATTTATGGAAATGGAAGCCGCTCTTTTGCAATCCTTATTCCAGATAAATATGAGGTTGATTTTGGACAATACGAATTCAAAACACCTGAAGAAATGGAGCGGCGAAAACAAGAAATCCGAAGTCGTTTTGACGTAGACCATGTGGAATGCGTACTGGATATCGGCAAATTAACCAGTGAACTGATTAAGCATAGGAAATCCATCAGTCAATAA
- a CDS encoding LacI family DNA-binding transcriptional regulator produces MKKTTMKDIALRANVSVATVSYVLNRVDNQTIPEKTRNQILLLAEELHYIPNLAARSLANKKTGLIGVLVNNSTQLPPWKLYAQFTFIRALEQRLTDAGYHTLLYSLGTDHPSLDIIVERKLEAVFLIDVQDESFYSISKHFVEGVPLILIDSMVEDKLFKQVLFNYRLALQKVMPEDPSEVCLIMESFNNSLLTRFIQDSLPLSEKAIFKVQNLEELNTILSKGIFKEAIVINEFIGSYVEKSGVFSRLSVLCTCNCPEMLGENVQKFVFTGDKAATAFELMQELLDRSDYPAQENNRYFVD; encoded by the coding sequence GTGAAAAAGACTACAATGAAGGACATCGCGCTACGAGCTAATGTCTCCGTTGCAACTGTGAGCTATGTTCTGAACCGCGTCGATAACCAAACCATTCCTGAGAAAACCCGTAATCAAATTCTACTCCTCGCGGAAGAACTTCATTACATTCCTAATCTAGCAGCCCGTTCACTTGCCAATAAAAAAACGGGATTGATAGGCGTGCTTGTCAATAATTCTACCCAGTTACCTCCTTGGAAGCTCTACGCGCAATTCACATTTATTCGTGCTTTGGAACAGCGATTAACAGATGCCGGATATCATACACTTTTATACTCTCTTGGTACTGATCACCCTTCACTCGATATCATCGTCGAAAGAAAACTCGAAGCCGTCTTTCTGATCGATGTCCAAGATGAATCCTTCTACTCGATTTCCAAGCATTTTGTAGAAGGTGTTCCCTTGATTTTGATCGATAGTATGGTTGAAGATAAGCTGTTTAAGCAAGTTCTTTTCAATTATCGTTTAGCGCTACAAAAGGTAATGCCGGAGGATCCTTCAGAGGTGTGTTTAATTATGGAGAGCTTCAATAACTCCCTCCTCACTCGCTTTATTCAAGACAGTCTTCCTTTATCTGAAAAAGCTATATTCAAAGTTCAAAATCTGGAGGAATTGAATACAATTTTATCCAAGGGGATCTTCAAAGAAGCCATCGTTATTAATGAGTTTATTGGGAGTTATGTTGAAAAATCCGGGGTATTCTCACGTCTTTCTGTTCTTTGTACCTGTAATTGCCCAGAAATGCTTGGTGAAAATGTGCAGAAATTTGTATTCACAGGGGATAAGGCAGCCACCGCTTTTGAACTGATGCAAGAGTTATTAGATCGCTCTGACTACCCCGCACAAGAGAATAATCGTTATTTTGTGGATTAA
- a CDS encoding MFS transporter — MTDPALAKHASTAVQSHPTLWGNRRFMLLLSSYSISLFGNTFHSIALSLWVLQTTGSAKMIAIITIINLLLSSFLGSIGGTLADRINRRTIMLVTDLISCGLVVTLALAISMSSTSFVIVAILTGLTTVSALFQSPAYQASITTVVGKEHVQKAVGILNLSENICRTIGFSAGGIFVASFGAADAILFDGATFFVSFLLVLAVRSLPLPNRVNNGPKEERKFTQDLADGVRYIWKYPFARAIIIMLPTLTLFFMPSLMLTQVMAVKVWNSSPFQFGLMEACIPLGYMIGSSMILFLGSKLKNRGFLIMTGLLCLGPMYLLLSFVTTAALAIPIILLIGFMFSFCTLLINTILRLEVSEDIQGRVFGVLGSIMSVAPSIGLTAVSALSDHFSPAPVMGSIGVLLLLFALSTLTKLKVIRDYR, encoded by the coding sequence ATGACAGATCCCGCTTTAGCAAAACATGCATCCACCGCCGTTCAATCCCATCCTACCCTTTGGGGAAACCGGAGATTTATGCTACTACTCAGTTCTTATTCCATTTCCCTGTTTGGAAATACCTTTCACAGCATTGCTTTAAGTTTATGGGTGCTTCAGACAACCGGTAGCGCTAAAATGATAGCTATTATTACGATCATCAATTTATTGCTCAGTTCATTCCTCGGATCGATAGGAGGTACACTGGCAGACAGGATCAACCGCAGAACCATTATGTTGGTCACAGATCTGATAAGCTGTGGTTTAGTAGTTACGCTTGCTTTAGCTATATCTATGTCTTCAACATCATTCGTTATCGTGGCCATATTGACGGGACTTACAACTGTCTCTGCATTATTCCAATCCCCTGCTTATCAAGCTTCTATCACCACTGTTGTTGGCAAGGAGCATGTTCAAAAAGCAGTCGGGATTCTGAACTTGTCGGAGAACATCTGTCGAACGATTGGGTTTTCAGCTGGAGGTATTTTTGTAGCAAGTTTTGGTGCGGCCGATGCCATCCTATTTGATGGAGCTACATTTTTTGTTTCCTTTCTACTGGTTCTTGCTGTCCGCTCCCTTCCACTGCCAAACCGAGTGAATAACGGACCTAAGGAAGAAAGAAAATTCACGCAGGATCTTGCGGATGGCGTTCGTTATATTTGGAAATACCCCTTCGCACGAGCAATTATCATCATGCTCCCCACGCTCACTTTGTTCTTTATGCCTTCCCTGATGCTAACGCAAGTCATGGCCGTCAAAGTATGGAATTCTAGCCCCTTTCAGTTTGGTCTGATGGAAGCCTGTATTCCACTAGGTTATATGATTGGCTCGAGCATGATCTTGTTTCTCGGCTCCAAATTAAAGAATCGAGGCTTCCTCATTATGACTGGACTGTTATGTCTGGGTCCCATGTACCTCCTGTTATCGTTCGTCACTACCGCTGCGTTAGCCATTCCCATCATTCTACTGATTGGCTTCATGTTCTCATTCTGTACATTGCTGATCAATACCATTCTCAGACTGGAAGTTTCGGAGGACATACAAGGCAGAGTTTTCGGTGTACTTGGCTCCATTATGAGTGTAGCGCCCTCTATTGGCCTTACAGCCGTCTCAGCCTTGTCTGATCATTTCAGTCCAGCCCCTGTCATGGGTTCCATCGGTGTATTGCTACTACTGTTTGCTTTATCGACGTTGACTAAGTTAAAGGTGATTCGTGATTACAGGTAA
- a CDS encoding GNAT family N-acetyltransferase, whose amino-acid sequence MNVVNATMEDIKGWLELAAEVESLFGPMVDDPNFTLALEKNISRQSAFCIRENSGSSGSRLLGGVLFSLSNAPNYKIGWLSVSKQARNRGVATALLNHILQSVEAPSEILVTTFGEDHPEGQPARRFYQKFGFVPMQNRVPNGPEGGSRQNFKLTIAHEDSL is encoded by the coding sequence ATGAATGTAGTAAACGCTACCATGGAAGATATAAAAGGGTGGCTGGAGCTGGCGGCAGAGGTGGAGTCTCTTTTTGGACCCATGGTAGATGATCCGAATTTCACGCTAGCCTTAGAGAAAAATATCAGTCGACAAAGTGCTTTTTGCATACGAGAGAATAGTGGTTCATCAGGTTCTCGATTACTGGGTGGAGTGTTATTTTCTTTGTCCAACGCCCCGAATTATAAGATTGGTTGGTTGTCAGTTTCAAAGCAAGCAAGAAATAGAGGAGTAGCGACAGCCCTACTTAACCATATTCTACAAAGTGTTGAAGCTCCCTCAGAGATATTGGTTACTACTTTTGGAGAGGATCATCCAGAAGGTCAACCTGCTAGAAGATTTTATCAGAAGTTTGGTTTCGTTCCTATGCAGAATAGAGTTCCAAATGGCCCCGAAGGCGGTTCAAGACAAAATTTCAAGCTGACGATCGCTCACGAGGATTCATTATGA
- a CDS encoding aminoglycoside phosphotransferase family protein — protein MGDLNYNLNFEMLCAKYKLGNLKNEPEQVTGGLLHRMYRLQTDKALYAVKALNPQIMQRDTAMYNYTLSEKVANMAYQNGINAVPAIVTNDCFMHEIEGQFYLLFPWVEGKALSSGEIDMECCKVIGELIAKLHKIDFSTLLDHHPNVNLEPVNTSTVLWNKYALQAKQEGVEWSALLLDHLSQINHWEQLVDSSAEQLSNHMIISHRDLDQKNVLWDEHRVPIIIDWEAAGPIHPTQELIDVALYWSGFESGSVSKDAFCTLISTYLGHGGGIYANWSDVLNYGFHGKLEWLAYNIRRSLGIESTDDTERELGTLEVTRSILGLKDYADFIPECIEWCNQVY, from the coding sequence ATGGGAGATCTGAATTATAACTTAAATTTTGAAATGCTATGTGCAAAATACAAGTTAGGTAATCTGAAAAATGAACCTGAACAGGTAACAGGCGGCCTTCTTCACAGAATGTATCGTCTACAAACGGACAAAGCGCTTTATGCAGTGAAAGCTCTAAACCCTCAAATTATGCAGCGAGATACTGCTATGTACAACTATACTCTTTCTGAAAAAGTTGCGAATATGGCTTATCAAAATGGAATAAATGCGGTACCGGCGATTGTAACCAATGATTGTTTTATGCATGAAATTGAGGGTCAATTCTATTTATTGTTTCCATGGGTCGAAGGTAAAGCTTTGTCATCAGGAGAAATTGATATGGAGTGCTGCAAAGTGATTGGCGAACTCATTGCAAAACTTCATAAGATCGATTTCTCTACACTTCTTGATCATCATCCTAATGTGAATCTTGAGCCAGTAAATACATCCACCGTTCTTTGGAATAAGTATGCTCTACAAGCAAAACAGGAGGGTGTGGAATGGTCTGCCTTGCTATTAGATCACTTGAGCCAAATAAATCATTGGGAACAACTAGTAGATTCTTCAGCGGAACAATTATCGAATCATATGATAATCAGCCATAGAGATTTAGATCAAAAAAATGTACTATGGGATGAGCATCGCGTACCCATTATTATTGACTGGGAAGCAGCAGGGCCTATCCATCCAACACAAGAGTTAATTGATGTAGCTCTTTATTGGTCAGGTTTTGAATCGGGAAGTGTAAGCAAAGATGCCTTCTGCACACTTATTAGTACCTACCTGGGTCATGGTGGCGGGATTTATGCTAACTGGTCCGATGTTCTCAACTATGGTTTTCATGGGAAGCTAGAATGGTTAGCTTATAATATCAGACGATCACTTGGAATAGAGAGTACGGATGATACGGAGCGAGAACTTGGAACCCTTGAAGTAACCAGAAGTATATTAGGGTTAAAGGACTACGCTGATTTTATTCCAGAGTGTATTGAATGGTGTAATCAAGTCTACTAA
- a CDS encoding DUF305 domain-containing protein: protein MDRNPKLSNVTQAYLNEFCKILQTMIRRMTSVPLLCSISNTFIRQMIPHHLAAIEMSRNILRYTTNLELQSIATNIISAQTKSISNMQAIQCKCRMLTNTDFERSQYMKRFEKIAQTMFAEMGSAAVTNGVNANIALSI, encoded by the coding sequence ATGGATAGAAATCCTAAACTAAGCAACGTGACCCAAGCTTATCTGAATGAATTCTGCAAGATACTCCAAACCATGATTAGAAGGATGACAAGTGTCCCCCTCTTATGTAGCATTTCCAATACCTTTATTCGGCAGATGATTCCACATCATCTAGCAGCCATTGAGATGTCTCGGAATATTCTTAGGTACACGACAAATCTGGAGCTGCAGAGCATCGCTACAAATATCATTTCAGCACAAACTAAAAGTATCTCCAATATGCAAGCTATTCAGTGTAAATGCAGAATGCTGACAAATACAGATTTCGAACGATCTCAGTATATGAAGAGGTTCGAGAAAATAGCGCAAACTATGTTCGCGGAAATGGGATCTGCAGCTGTAACCAACGGAGTGAATGCTAATATAGCCTTATCCATTTAA
- a CDS encoding ABC transporter ATP-binding protein — MFILETKGLNKTFVTGQGTPQTVLKDVHLQVSKGEFVAIMGPSGSGKSTLLYTISGMDRMTSGSVVFKGQDISGLSERELAELRLNQMGFIFQQMHLLKNLTIRDNIILSAYRAKIVSRRTINNRAAELMRKTGISALAERDITQVSGGQLQRAAICRSIINEPDILFGDEPTGALNSKAASEIMEILIDINQTGTTILLATHDAKVAAQAERVLYMLDGSIASEHRLGKFNRLNGDLKEREEKLAAWLFKLGF, encoded by the coding sequence ATGTTCATATTAGAGACGAAGGGTTTAAATAAAACTTTTGTAACCGGGCAAGGAACCCCGCAAACGGTATTAAAAGATGTTCATCTACAGGTATCGAAGGGAGAATTCGTAGCTATAATGGGGCCTTCTGGCTCAGGAAAATCAACATTGCTCTATACGATCAGCGGTATGGATCGGATGACTTCAGGAAGTGTTGTTTTTAAAGGGCAGGACATCAGTGGTCTTTCTGAGCGTGAATTAGCTGAACTGCGTTTAAATCAAATGGGATTTATTTTTCAGCAGATGCATCTTTTAAAAAACCTGACTATTCGCGACAATATCATCTTATCCGCTTATCGAGCTAAAATTGTTAGTCGTAGAACCATCAATAACAGAGCCGCTGAGTTAATGAGAAAAACCGGGATCTCCGCACTCGCTGAGCGTGATATTACACAAGTGTCGGGTGGACAACTGCAAAGAGCGGCGATCTGCAGGTCAATCATCAATGAGCCTGATATTCTATTTGGTGATGAGCCGACAGGTGCACTGAACTCTAAAGCTGCTAGTGAAATTATGGAGATATTAATAGATATTAATCAGACAGGTACAACGATTCTACTGGCTACGCATGATGCGAAAGTCGCTGCTCAGGCAGAGCGTGTCCTATATATGCTGGATGGCAGTATAGCTTCTGAGCACAGGCTTGGAAAATTTAATCGATTAAATGGTGACTTAAAAGAACGGGAAGAGAAGCTGGCTGCCTGGTTGTTTAAATTAGGATTCTGA
- a CDS encoding FtsX-like permease family protein: MLLQIVKKDFQRNKIITIVLFIFMMLSALLAACASQVIMELSGSLSNFLDKSKAPHFVQMHAGPIDNAVIQQFASTNPPVKNQQTVEMLRIDGSKIVLGNSNKSEENSVMDIGFVKQNPSFDLLLNLENQVIRVSEGEIAVPIYYKKQNDLNIGDQVILSNGQLDQKFIVTDFVRDIQMNPAIVSSKRFVVNDTDYNALKKNHGEVEYLIEFQITDLSRLGEFRNTYQSSDMPSKGPMIDYPLFKTLNALTDGIIAVVIILVSILLMMIATLCLRFTMIATLEEDYREIGVMKAIGISQRDIRKIYLAKYMVMAACASLLGYLLSLGVVRLFTANITLYLGTAPKTILQPIVPVLAVGLIFGMIVFFCRVILRRFNRITVVEALRSATVGEMRGNTRRLDLSKRKHLNVNLFLGLKDVYGRFTMFGLLFFVFVICLFIILVPVNILNTLQSPRFISFMGVGQSDMRIDLQPSDQIEKRFNELITTLNTDSEIAKFSPLITSRFKVLGSDGVWENINVETGDFSIFPLTYVNGGTPESGDEIALSDLNAKEWNKTVGDSVILEVDGASKKLTVSGIYQDITNGGRTAKARLPYNPKSVLWYIVALDVNPNVSVQEKMDQYAKLFYPAKVTHLESYLSQTLGNTIRQLKLVTGLSIAISISISVLITALFLKMLLAKDASQIAILRSVGFTLEDIRKQYQVRLLLVSGLGIILGTFAANTIGQKFVQLLGSFMGASKIQFVVNPVVAYLVLPLFFMLIVALTTVVSTISMKKSNLSKLIVE; this comes from the coding sequence ATGCTGCTACAAATTGTGAAAAAAGATTTTCAAAGGAATAAAATCATAACGATCGTCTTATTTATTTTTATGATGTTATCGGCTTTGCTTGCTGCCTGTGCTTCTCAAGTCATTATGGAATTGTCCGGTTCTTTAAGTAATTTTCTGGATAAATCAAAAGCTCCCCATTTTGTTCAAATGCATGCTGGTCCAATAGATAACGCAGTTATTCAACAATTCGCCTCTACAAATCCACCTGTTAAGAATCAACAGACAGTAGAAATGCTAAGGATAGATGGCTCGAAGATTGTCTTGGGTAACAGCAATAAGTCGGAAGAGAACAGCGTAATGGATATAGGTTTTGTTAAGCAGAACCCATCATTTGATTTGCTGCTGAATTTAGAGAATCAAGTGATTAGGGTATCTGAAGGAGAAATCGCAGTTCCTATTTATTATAAAAAGCAGAATGATCTGAACATTGGTGATCAGGTTATCCTTTCCAATGGACAGTTAGATCAAAAATTTATTGTTACGGATTTTGTCCGTGACATTCAAATGAATCCAGCAATTGTTAGCTCTAAGCGCTTTGTCGTAAATGACACGGATTATAATGCACTTAAGAAGAATCATGGAGAAGTTGAATATCTAATTGAATTTCAAATCACCGATTTAAGTAGACTTGGCGAGTTCCGGAATACCTATCAATCCTCAGATATGCCCAGTAAAGGACCAATGATAGACTATCCTTTGTTTAAGACGCTGAATGCTCTGACAGATGGGATTATTGCAGTTGTCATTATTTTAGTAAGCATCCTTCTTATGATGATTGCCACCCTGTGTTTAAGGTTTACGATGATCGCGACCTTAGAGGAGGATTACAGAGAGATTGGCGTCATGAAAGCAATAGGAATCTCGCAGCGAGATATTAGGAAGATCTATTTGGCAAAATATATGGTGATGGCAGCATGCGCCTCACTGCTAGGATATTTATTATCTTTGGGTGTGGTGCGATTGTTTACAGCGAATATCACCTTGTACTTGGGGACTGCTCCGAAAACGATCCTTCAGCCTATTGTTCCCGTCTTAGCGGTCGGTTTGATCTTCGGGATGATTGTGTTCTTTTGCAGAGTTATTCTTAGAAGGTTTAATCGTATAACAGTAGTAGAAGCTTTAAGGTCAGCGACTGTGGGAGAGATGAGAGGCAATACACGTAGATTGGATCTGAGTAAGCGCAAGCATCTAAATGTGAATCTTTTTCTTGGCCTAAAGGATGTTTATGGACGTTTCACCATGTTCGGATTGCTATTCTTCGTATTTGTGATCTGTTTGTTTATCATTCTTGTACCAGTAAATATATTGAATACCCTTCAGTCTCCTCGGTTTATTTCTTTTATGGGTGTAGGGCAGAGTGACATGAGAATAGATTTGCAGCCATCTGATCAAATAGAGAAGCGATTTAATGAACTGATAACGACGCTAAATACGGACTCCGAAATAGCTAAATTCTCACCATTAATTACTTCTCGATTTAAAGTGCTAGGCAGCGATGGCGTATGGGAGAACATCAATGTTGAAACAGGAGATTTCTCTATTTTTCCGCTCACCTATGTTAACGGAGGAACCCCTGAAAGTGGAGATGAGATTGCTCTTTCTGATCTGAATGCCAAGGAATGGAACAAAACGGTAGGGGATAGCGTTATTCTGGAGGTGGATGGCGCTTCGAAAAAATTGACGGTTAGCGGGATCTACCAAGATATAACGAACGGTGGTCGAACTGCAAAAGCCCGATTACCTTATAACCCGAAGTCCGTGCTATGGTATATCGTAGCTTTAGATGTGAATCCGAATGTTTCCGTTCAGGAGAAAATGGATCAATATGCAAAGTTATTTTATCCAGCCAAAGTTACTCATCTAGAAAGCTATTTATCTCAGACGCTTGGGAATACGATTCGCCAATTAAAGCTGGTCACTGGCTTATCCATAGCCATCTCGATATCAATTTCAGTATTGATTACAGCTTTATTTCTAAAAATGCTGCTAGCGAAGGACGCCTCACAAATTGCGATTTTGAGAAGCGTTGGCTTTACGTTGGAAGATATTCGAAAGCAATATCAGGTAAGGCTACTATTGGTTTCAGGTCTTGGGATCATTCTTGGAACCTTTGCAGCTAATACCATCGGTCAAAAATTCGTTCAATTACTCGGATCTTTTATGGGAGCATCCAAAATACAGTTTGTAGTTAATCCGGTTGTAGCTTATCTTGTACTCCCTCTTTTTTTCATGCTCATTGTAGCACTCACAACCGTAGTAAGCACGATATCGATGAAGAAATCCAATTTATCTAAACTGATTGTCGAATGA
- a CDS encoding TetR/AcrR family transcriptional regulator, with protein sequence MRISKEPEERRNEILDIAEMLFFTKGYARTTVNNILQEIGIAKGTFYYYFKSKEEVMDAVVMRFIDAGVDAAKIIAADSNLSVHEKLLQIIMAQKPDSERKGQMIEQFHQAENALIHQKSLAETILKLTPVLTEVIEQGIEENLFHCPYPKETMEFLLVASQFLFDEGIFKWEPEEIILKIQSFIYIMETTLGAEKGSFSYVTQMFE encoded by the coding sequence ATGAGGATTTCAAAAGAACCGGAAGAACGCAGAAATGAAATATTAGATATAGCAGAAATGCTTTTTTTTACTAAAGGCTATGCGAGAACTACAGTGAACAATATCTTGCAGGAGATCGGGATTGCCAAAGGTACGTTCTATTATTATTTCAAGTCGAAGGAGGAGGTTATGGATGCGGTGGTCATGCGATTCATCGATGCTGGAGTGGACGCTGCCAAGATCATTGCTGCTGATTCAAATCTCTCCGTACATGAAAAGCTGCTTCAAATCATAATGGCGCAGAAGCCTGATTCGGAGAGAAAAGGTCAGATGATTGAACAGTTTCATCAAGCTGAGAATGCACTAATCCATCAGAAAAGCTTGGCTGAAACTATTTTGAAGCTAACGCCTGTATTAACAGAGGTGATTGAGCAGGGAATCGAGGAAAACTTGTTCCACTGTCCCTATCCTAAAGAAACGATGGAATTTCTGTTGGTCGCCTCACAATTTCTGTTTGACGAAGGGATATTCAAATGGGAACCGGAAGAGATCATTCTTAAAATTCAGAGCTTTATTTATATTATGGAGACTACATTAGGCGCTGAAAAAGGAAGCTTTTCTTACGTAACGCAAATGTTTGAGTAA
- a CDS encoding 5' nucleotidase, NT5C type → MRKPIIAVDMDDTICHLVKRAIYHNNNDFPTHVLKYEEMLDWNTDHLRHPDCTQEVFYGRPGLYEELELFDEHVVGEMQKLHNAYDVIIVTAAQPQAVVEKWNWLQKHMPFIPLENFFPCKRKNLINYDLLIDDGVHNLVPALQDGRKVLCIPHPWNLRAREQYGFPLLTSWEGAKEKIDEILGNQENR, encoded by the coding sequence ATGAGAAAGCCTATAATTGCAGTTGATATGGATGACACGATATGCCATCTAGTCAAACGAGCTATATACCATAACAACAATGATTTCCCCACTCATGTACTGAAGTACGAGGAGATGCTTGATTGGAATACGGACCATTTACGTCATCCAGATTGTACACAAGAGGTATTCTATGGACGGCCTGGTTTATATGAGGAGCTTGAATTGTTCGACGAACATGTTGTAGGTGAAATGCAGAAGCTTCACAACGCTTATGATGTTATTATCGTTACGGCGGCCCAGCCCCAGGCAGTTGTTGAAAAATGGAACTGGCTGCAGAAGCATATGCCGTTTATTCCCCTAGAAAATTTCTTCCCTTGTAAGCGAAAGAATCTTATTAATTATGATCTTCTGATTGATGATGGGGTTCACAATTTGGTTCCTGCATTGCAGGACGGAAGGAAAGTACTTTGTATTCCACATCCATGGAATTTGAGAGCTCGTGAACAATACGGATTTCCGTTATTGACCTCATGGGAAGGTGCAAAAGAGAAGATTGATGAAATATTGGGAAATCAAGAGAATCGTTGA